One part of the Thermococcus radiotolerans genome encodes these proteins:
- a CDS encoding SPL family radical SAM protein, giving the protein MKVRVIERRAKSIYTKSKIPGVEWAINQYVGCAFACEYCYAKFLTRWKDYGRWGSWVEVKINAPDLARKHVSGSVVMSTVSDPYQPIEAELKLTRRVLRYMDKRNELSVLTKSPLVTRDIDLFKEFRRIEVGLTINGFIGREKRLFEPLTPAHEARVNALKELHEAGLKTYVFVSPIIPEITDVSAIVEDTRGFADYYFFEVLNLRASGREFQELLRDEYPESYEVLTDDEAFEEFLWGLKKEIRALRVKTEGIETHREGWEFVKP; this is encoded by the coding sequence ATGAAGGTTCGGGTTATAGAGAGGCGCGCCAAGAGCATCTACACAAAATCGAAGATTCCGGGTGTGGAGTGGGCGATCAATCAGTACGTCGGCTGTGCCTTCGCATGCGAATACTGCTACGCCAAGTTTCTAACGAGGTGGAAGGACTACGGGAGATGGGGAAGCTGGGTCGAGGTCAAAATCAACGCACCCGACCTGGCGAGAAAGCACGTTTCTGGGAGCGTCGTCATGTCAACGGTGAGCGACCCGTATCAGCCGATAGAGGCCGAGTTAAAGCTTACGAGAAGGGTTTTGAGGTACATGGACAAGAGGAACGAACTTTCTGTGCTCACCAAGTCCCCTCTGGTAACCAGGGACATCGACCTTTTCAAGGAGTTCCGGAGGATAGAGGTTGGCCTCACGATAAACGGCTTCATCGGAAGGGAGAAGAGGCTCTTTGAACCGCTGACGCCGGCTCACGAGGCGAGGGTTAACGCACTCAAAGAGCTCCACGAGGCGGGCTTGAAAACGTACGTCTTCGTCAGCCCAATAATTCCGGAGATAACGGACGTTTCCGCCATAGTGGAGGACACGAGGGGCTTCGCGGACTACTACTTCTTCGAAGTGCTCAACCTCCGAGCCTCTGGAAGGGAATTCCAGGAACTCCTCCGCGATGAGTACCCGGAAAGCTACGAGGTTCTGACCGATGATGAGGCCTTTGAAGAGTTTCTGTGGGGACTGAAGAAGGAGATAAGAGCCCTACGCGTGAAGACGGAGGGAATAGAGACCCACAGGGAAGGCTGGGAGTTTGTGAAGCCCTGA